In Massilia antarctica, the following are encoded in one genomic region:
- a CDS encoding VOC family protein, with translation MPSKNTICLWYDGDAVDAANFYAETFPDSAVHAIHRAPGDYPAGKEGNVLTVEFTVAGIACLGLNGGPHFKHSEAFSFLIATDDQAETDRLWNAIVSNGGQESECGWCKDRWGLSWQIAPRALTEAVFGPDRAAAKRAFDAMMTMKKIDIATIERAVLGRD, from the coding sequence ATGCCCAGCAAGAACACAATCTGTCTGTGGTACGACGGCGACGCCGTCGACGCCGCAAACTTCTACGCAGAAACCTTCCCCGACAGCGCAGTCCATGCCATCCACCGCGCACCGGGCGACTATCCCGCTGGCAAAGAGGGCAATGTCCTCACGGTCGAGTTCACCGTCGCCGGCATTGCCTGCCTGGGCCTGAACGGCGGCCCGCATTTCAAGCACAGCGAAGCCTTCTCGTTCCTGATCGCGACCGACGACCAGGCCGAAACCGACCGCTTGTGGAACGCCATCGTCAGCAATGGCGGGCAGGAAAGCGAATGCGGCTGGTGCAAGGACCGCTGGGGATTATCCTGGCAAATTGCTCCACGCGCCCTCACCGAAGCGGTATTCGGCCCAGACCGCGCCGCAGCCAAGCGCGCGTTCGATGCCATGATGACGATGAAGAAAATCGATATCGCCACGATAGAACGGGCCGTGCTCGGCCGGGATTGA